In one window of Gossypium hirsutum isolate 1008001.06 chromosome A01, Gossypium_hirsutum_v2.1, whole genome shotgun sequence DNA:
- the LOC107917343 gene encoding uncharacterized protein: MRLKLGKLHENEEKYWAQRKINERLMKESTDIEIKEAFNQMDPRKALGDRSVDRINETIIDLIPKIKEPIDMTNFRSISLCRVVSKIMAKVLVNRLKETLPKCISQNQSAFVPGRMIYGNILIAHKLVYYLQSANNGSNKGFMIKLDMSKAVNSWSKRLLSYGGKEVLLKATLQSIPTCLFCFSRPVKNHKGALLENGPDVVDKQREDPWLGYDGMGSVMLSKRDGWNGFSRYASFQPGSVRKTSLEAHKLQRHFIF, from the exons ATGCGGTTAAAGCTTGGGAAGCTGCATGAAAACGAAGAGAAGTATTGGGCCCAAC GGAAGATCAATGAAAGACTGATGAAAGAGTCCACGGATATCGAAATCAAGGAAGCTTTCAATCAAATGGACCCTAGGAAAGCCTTGG GCGATAGGAGTGTGGACAGAATTAACGAAACTATTATTGATCTCATTCCTAAAATTAAAGAACCCATTGATATGACTAATTTCCGTTCGATTAGTCTTTGCAGAGTGGTGTCTAAAATCATGGCCAAGGTGCTTGTCAATCGCTTGAAAGAAACCCTGCCAAAGTGCATTAGCCAAAATCAAAGTGCCTTTGTTCCCGGAAGAATGATCTATGGCAACATTTTGATTGCTCATAAACTTGTTTATTATCTTCAAAGTGCCAATAACGGGTCCAACAAGGGTTTCATGATCAAACTTGATATGAGCAAAGC GGTCAATAGCTGGTCAAAACGCCTTTTATCCTATGGTGGAAAAGAAGTTTTGCTAAAGGCCACCCTTCAGTCTATTCCAACATGTCTTTTCTGTTTTTCTCGCCCCGTTAAGAATCATAAAGGAGCTTTATTGGAAAATGGGCCAGATGTGGTGGACAAACAACGAGAAGACCCATGGTTGGGCTATGATGGCATGGGATCGGTTATGTTATCCAAAAGGGATGGGTGGAATGGGTTTTCGAGATATGCATCTTTTCAACCTGGCTCTGTTAGGAAGACAAGTTTGGAGGCTCATAAACTTCAAAGGCACTTTATATTTTAA